In Deltaproteobacteria bacterium GWC2_55_46, a single window of DNA contains:
- a CDS encoding 5-formyltetrahydrofolate cyclo-ligase, producing the protein MRFAKKESLRGELLETRRELSFEDVYALSLKVQQRLIDSHFFRDSAKLALYYSFGNEVLTDEVFRAAIGSGKEVYYPRVAAGNGRALKFFRVRSLDEMEPGAYEVREPLDGTAAVGAEAFDLIVVPGVAFDERGGRIGFGKGYYDAALGSAKCSIVALAYEFQVLKTKIPLEPHDVTVSAIVTEKRVVLTGAHEGTQRGGSGV; encoded by the coding sequence ATGAGGTTTGCCAAAAAAGAGTCCCTGAGAGGCGAACTTCTCGAGACGAGAAGGGAACTTTCGTTCGAGGATGTCTATGCCTTGAGCCTCAAGGTCCAGCAAAGGCTCATAGACTCTCATTTTTTCAGGGATTCGGCGAAGCTGGCCCTGTACTACAGCTTTGGGAATGAAGTCCTCACCGACGAGGTCTTCAGGGCCGCCATCGGCTCCGGCAAAGAGGTCTACTATCCGAGGGTGGCGGCAGGCAACGGGCGAGCCCTTAAGTTCTTCAGGGTCCGCTCGCTCGATGAGATGGAGCCAGGCGCCTACGAGGTCCGCGAGCCGCTGGATGGGACCGCGGCAGTCGGGGCGGAGGCGTTTGACCTCATAGTGGTGCCGGGAGTCGCATTTGACGAGCGCGGAGGCAGGATCGGTTTCGGCAAGGGCTACTATGACGCGGCACTCGGTTCCGCAAAGTGCTCCATAGTGGCGCTGGCTTACGAGTTTCAGGTTCTTAAAACAAAAATCCCCCTTGAGCCCCACGACGTAACGGTCTCGGCTATCGTAACGGAGAAGCGAGTCGTGTTGACAGGGGCGCATGAGGGGACGCAAAGGGGAGGATCCGGCGTCTGA